In one Silene latifolia isolate original U9 population chromosome 10, ASM4854445v1, whole genome shotgun sequence genomic region, the following are encoded:
- the LOC141606074 gene encoding pyrophosphate-energized vacuolar membrane proton pump-like: MVVTAGILPDLATEIIIPVCAVIGIAFSLFQWYLVSTVKLSPSTTHKNGVSDSLIEEEDGGNDHSVVAKCAEIQTAISEGSTSFLFTMYQYVGIFMVAFAVLIFLFLGSVEGFSTKSQACRYDKTKSCKPALATAIFSTVSFLLGAVTSLASGFLGMKIATYANARTTLEARKGVGKAFIVAFRSGAVMGFLLAANGLLVLFVTILLFKIYYGDDWEGLFESITGYGLGGSSMALFGRVGGGIYTKAADVGADLVGKVERNIPEDDPRNPAVIADNVGDNVGDIAGMGSDLFGSYAESSCAALVVASISSFGINHELTAMLYPLLVSSVGIVMCLITTLFATDFFEIKAVKEIEPALKRQLIISTVLMTIGVAAVSFTALPSSFTIFDFGKQKEVKNWELFLCVAVGLWAGLIIGFVTEYYTSNAYSPVQDVADSCKTGAATNVIFGLALGYKSVIIPIFAIAISIYVSFSFAAMYGIAVAALGMLSTIATGLAIDAYGPISDNAGGIAEMAGMSHTIRERTDALDAAGNTTAAIGKGFAIGSAALVSLALFGAYVSRASITTVDVLTPKVFIGLIVGAMLPYWFSAMTMKSVGKAALKMVEEVRRQFNTIPGLMEGTAKPDYATCVKISTDASIKEMVPPGALVMLTPLIVGILFGVETLSGVLAGSLVSGVQIAISASNTGGAWDNAKKYIEAGASEHARSLGPKGSDAHKAAVIGDTVGDPLKDTSGPSLNILIKLMAVESLVFAPFFATHGGLLFKLYR, encoded by the exons ATGGTGGTGACAGCAGGAATTCTCCCAGATCTCGCAACAGAGATAATAATTCCGGTATGCGCCGTCATCGGAATCGCCTTCTCTTTATTCCAATGGTACCTTGTCTCCACCGTCAAACTCTCTCCTTCCACCACCCACAAAAATGGTGTCTCTGATAGTCTTATTGAAGAAGAAGATGGTGGTAATGATCATAGTGTTGTCGCTAAATGTGCTGAAATTCAGACCGCCATTTCTGAAG GATCAACTTCATTCCTTTTCACTATGTACCAGTATGTTGGTATATTTATGGTCGCTTTTGCTGTGCTTATCTTCCTTTTTCTTGGATCCGTTGAGGGCTTCAGTACAAAAAGCCAAGCCTGCAGATATGACAAAACCAAGAGTTGCAAACCAGCTCTTGCCACTGCGATCTTTAGCACAGTGTCCTTCTTGCTTGGTGCTGTCACCTCTTTGGCTTCGGGTTTCCTTGGGATGAAGATTGCCACATATGCTAATGCCCGAACAACGTTAGAGGCTCGAAAGGGCGTGGGTAAAGCTTTTATTGTTGCATTTAGGTCGGGGGCAGTGATGGGCTTCCTTCTTGCTGCAAACGGTCTGTTGGTTTTGTTTGTGACCATTCTCCTCTTCAAGATTTACTATGGTGACGATTGGGAAGGTCTTTTTGAGTCAATCACTGGGTATGGTCTTGGAGGATCTTCCATGGCCTTATTTGGTAGAGTTGGTGGAGGTATTTACACAAAGGCTGCCGATGTTGGTGCTGACCTTGTTGGTAAAGTTGAAAGGAACATTCCTGAAGATGACCCCAGGAATCCAGCt GTGATTGCTGATAATGTCGGTGACAATGTTGGGGATATTGCCGGTATGGGATCTGATCTCTTTGGTTCCTATGCTGAGTCGTCGTGTGCTGCCCTGGTTGTTGCATCCATCTCCTCATTTGGGATCAACCATGAGCTTACTGCAATGTTGTACCCTTTGTTAGTTAGCTCAGTTGGTATTGTGATGTGCTTGATTACAACCTTATTTGCAACCGACTTCTTTGAAATCAAGGCTGTGAAGGAGATTGAGCCAGCTCTTAAGAGACAGCTAATCATCTCCACTGTGTTGATGACAATTGGGGTTGCAGCTGTGTCATTCACAGCTCTTCCGTCTTCGTTTACTATTTTTGATTTTGGCAAGCAGAAAGAGGTTAAGAACTG GGAACTGTTCTTATGTGTTGCCGTTGGCTTGTGGGCTGGGCTTATCATTGGATTTGTGACGGAATACTACACTAgcaatgcatacag CCCTGTGCAAGATGTTGCCGACTCTTGCAAAACTGGAGCCGCAACAAATGTTATTTTCGGGTTGGCCTTGGGCTACAAATCTGTCATTATTCCCATCTTCGCCATAGCCATTAGCATTTACGTGAGTTTTAGCTTTGCGGCTATGTACGGTATTGCTGTTGCGGCTCTTGGTATGTTGAGCACCATAGCCACCGGTTTGGCTATTGACGCCTATGGTCCCATCAGTGATAATGCTGGAGGCATTGCTGAGATGGCAGGCATGAGCCACACAATCCGAGAGAGGACTGATGCCCTTGATGCCGCTGGTAACACAACTGCTGCTATTGGAAAG GGTTTTGCGATTGGTTCAGCAGCTCTTGTTTCACTTGCCCTATTTGGTGCCTATGTGAGCCGTGCATCTATCACTACCGTTGATGTATTGACTCCTAAAGTCTTCATCGGTCTCATTGTGGGAGCTATGCTTCCATACTGGTTCTCCGCCATGACAATGAAGAGTGTGGGAAAGGCAGCGTTGAAGATGGTTGAGGAGGTTCGCCGACAATTCAACACCATCCCTGGCTTGATGGAAGGTACTGCTAAACCCGACTATGCTACCTGCGTCAAGATCTCCACTGATGCTTCTATCAAGGAGATGGTTCCCCCGGGTGCTCTAGTCATGCTCACTCCATTGATTGTTGGCATCTTGTTTGGTGTTGAAACTCTTTCTGGTGTTCTTGCTGGTTCTCTTGTTTCCGGTGTTCAG ATTGCCATCTCCGCATCCAACACTGGTGGTGCTTGGGACAACGCCAAGAAATACATTGAG GCTGGTGCATCGGAGCATGCAAGGTCGCTAGGCCCCAAGGGATCAGATGCACACAAAGCAGCGGTTATTGGAGACACAGTTGGAGACCCACTAAAAGACACATCTGGCCCATCTCTTAACATCTTGATCAAGCTTATGGCGGTTGAGTCGCTTGTATTTGCTCCCTTCTTTGCCACCCATGGTGGCTTGCTGTTCAAGCTCTACAGATAG